ACCGATTTTTCTTTCATAACCACATGAGCTTTAACAGATTTGTTCTTataaatatgctggaatcgactatttagtcggtctccttccacattggctcttagagccgcacatttaggactgtctagcaacatcggcatgttctgccttaaattactgattagctttctctccttgtcaattgcagggttaaattgactggcacgtctcaggaggagtgcgcaggatcgttaatccctgtgttgaagctaggcggatctcaagctccatcgagcagacccttctggcttgctcgtgtgccccggCACGGAACGAAATTTCATGtcgacacacgttctggcacgctcggtgggaccccacaatcatcatggcggtttacaacaacaacgacatccttatggtatattacgaagacctacctgatggagataaaggtatcatcagcaaagctatagaagaattttagaacaagtgtttgttgtcctacaccaaaacacgtgataatataattgttcagaaatatccactaccaagagttctgttgcttgggcagacagatgcagatgagattgaagacaggcgtttcttcacgaaagctataaacaagtctgttcatgatgccatatcgaaccataatgaaattttcttgaatacattctataacaccatgaaagaggtgtttcatgggtttccagttgatcaggttggaccagcttattacaacattccacatctgttGACTCAAGAGACTAATCAAACCGGTACCAGccgtcaagaagcagcaccagccggtaatgatgatgtccaggcagttcagggttcatctgaacaagctgaAGGtgttactacaaatcagatatagtataatcctggatcgttagtgcagcatgtgcaacagccgacagggcaaggtcagaactaggtgattaattttggcacatcaggccacataccgtcgtcgactcaaaaaatagcaccatcaattcaaaggatctgtagagatatagatcctcatgtctataatcagagacttcaagcagcaaacctgCAAAGGACCCAAtaaatagagattccacaaggataccattatggcacagattataacaccttTCACATAATTCTAAATCGAGGGTAttaaggcacacgggatttcaatccacagatgggtcagcaagtgcagagaaatccaaattcatatgctgatgagttattgctaaaggtgaccgagatgatgaagaatcagttcggtctgaagccaaaaggactgaccttctcgtacaaacgcccatatccagaatggtatgatttggtcgctcttcctataaattataggctttcggagtttgctaagttcactggtcaagacagcataagcataatagaacatgtcagtcggtatcttacacagttgggcgaagcatccgttgaagaggcccatcgagttcgtttcttctccttgtccctgtcagggccagccttcacttggttttcattactgctagtcaactccattgccaattgggctgacctggaaaagaaatttcatacatatttttatacagGGACTgcagaaaagaagattaccgatttgacaactataaggcagaaagctaatgaatcaggcactgagtttcttcagaggttccaagagactaggaatttgtgtttctcattaaacttggctgatgatcagctagctgctttggctattcaaggagtgctgccaacatggaaagaaaaactgctgcgataagaatttgacaatttgggtcaattggctcaacgagtggtggcgctcaatagccaattccagagtatgcgcagagatacccgattccagaagaataccacagtggccgaagcttataatccatactcagtcgatgacggcaatgaagatgaagaagaagaggttgccacggctgaatggaattggggcaaaaagacaatAATGacgccaaatccttggggaagaggagtcgaggagagctatgactttgacgtcacaaaatcagacaagcttttcgatttcttgcttgaaaagggacagatcaagttgcccgataatcatgttatgttgttccctgatcagttgaagaataagaaattctgcaagttccataatgttacttctcattctactaatgattgcagaattttccggcagcatatacagagggctattcagcaaggaagactcaaatttgatacgcctcggaaaatcaaagttgatgataatctttttccaggagatcaaaacatggtcgatgctaagctgctcaaaggaaagactacaGATGGAAAGCAGCGTTGGATAACAGGATGACTCATAGGTGATGTCCAATATCTGAACCATGCATTCGACCAATGACGATGACGAGGAAGTTGATCGGCAAGGACTTTTGAGTTCTAAGTATAAGGTATAGTGTACATGCATGTGTGGTATCTTGGGCAGCTGCCGGTGCACGTGGAAAAGATAAGAGGATCTAACTGGGTGGATgcatgcataaaggaaagaaagcAAAATGATTACAAGAGATACATCTGCATGATTGCCGTAGTTGGACACGGTTCATCAATGAAGTGCGTCATCAGAAAGCTTCCCACTTCCATCGGCTCATCATTAGTTTCATGGGCCCTCCTTTACATGATGATCAGACATCAAGCTGATGGATTCGTTGAGGCCGATTGAGTTATTTTTGATACCAGGTACATAGCCGATAGAAGTTGTTTTCATCGGCTGGATGACAAGGAGACAAGCCGATAACATGCATAGCTACAGAAGCTTATGGGGTCTTtactataaataaaaaaaagagtcAAAGTGCTACACGACTGCTACATATGCGTGTTCCAGATGTACTAGTCAAGATGCCTATCAGCTATATTTCATCAACAAGGATTCGGCCAGGAGAGGTGATGAAAAGCAAATACATAATTATTCTACACTTGGTCGATGACCTTCCAATGGATGATTATGCCGATATCTTTCTCGAGCCATCAGTTTCAAGACATCAAGCTGATCTCCTGATTAGAAATCAGATCTACAGAGATCGACCGAGCTGATGTGATCGTAATATTTTAAGCAAGAAAAGTGATTTATGAAGGCCATTTGATCAAGAGTATTACAAAGCCGATAGAAAATTCGGCTAGTTATAAATTAGTGTATTATAAAGAACTTAAGTATGCGTTGAAAGGAGTTCAGTATATATTATCTGAGTACAATTCAAAGCCGATGAATACAACATTGATTGGTGCAAATTCTACAAAGAAGGCATACATCGGCTAGACAAAAGTACAGGACCAGGAGGGCTATATAAAGAGAGCCGATATATTATTTGTCCAGGAAGAATCTACAACTCGTGGTCCTTTGAATAAATTTCTTGGCGAACGGCTTCAAGTTGTTTCATCAGCTCGGCCCCCTTCAACCTCAACTATTGCTGTCCAGGACTTGCTTGGCGTCATTCGCATGCATCAAAGACTTCATATTGTCGACCTTCAATATAAAGATAAAGGTCCAGGAGCAGCACGTTAAGTCAGCCATCAGGAAAAGATCAGATCAATAATTATTATAATTCTGGCATATGGAGATCGATTGTTCTAAATTAGAATCGGCTGCTAACCTTGAGGTTCAACGCCTGGCCTCCAAGCCGATTACTTTCCAATGGATCAGTTTGATGGCCGATATCGTCAGGACAAGCTCAAAAAGGATCCAAGTCTAACTCTTGTACGTACTGCAAGGAGGAAATCAATAAAAGCCGGCGGCCAGAAGTTCCAAACATACATGTCATGAGATAGAGAAGGAAAAGATTACTTCTGATCGGCTTAGCATCTTGGGAATAACTTGATGGCCCACTGAAGCCGATGATGCAATGGGTAAGGCAATCGGCTAATTGATATTTGAAGGAATCTCCATCTATCGGTTCCTCTTGAAGGATTCATGCAGCAGATGAAAATATAATAAAGAGTTATTTGGGCCAGCTCAGATTGAAGGAATCAACAACTATGATATAGAGCCCATGATATTCGTCGACAACAGGAGCTTGATATTAGCATTTGTTCAGCCATCTATCAAGACGTATTCATCAAAGCCGATTTCTTCAATTGTTCTCTAGTTATTGTCTGCTGGGAAGGTCCAAGCTTTATTTTGGCCAATTTTAACGGGTTCATTCGGCTAATAGTGATGTGGCATCACGCGTTAGCAAGACGTCAATCACCAAGCCCATGAAAGGCCACTACATGTATGTCAGCAGTAGAGCTCGTGCATGGTCTAGCGCTGGAATCACCGACAACGATCTGTTCATCATCACTGCTCGTGTCAGCAGCATCGCCACCACTATCATCATCTTGCTGACTGTGATTGTCCTCAACCGCATCGGCAGGCAGCTGCTGATTCTGACGAACTCAGGTGGTATGGTCGTTGCAATCTCGATTTTCCCGACTGATTCATAATTCAGCGGTTCACAAGGAAATAAATCAAAGGAGGATTAAGCAGAAAAGCCGATGAGGCCAGTCTATCGGCTCCTATTAATATGACTTTGTCTCTTCCTACGGGATTCAAGACTTAATCTGACGATGGAAGTGAAAAAGCGATAGGCTCAGAAAAATCGCTCTAAATGGAAGATGACATAGTAACATATTTTTCAATAAGAGAAAAAAGTCATCATGAGAGGTTGCGTCAAAGATAAGAAAGAAGTTGACAACCTGACAGGCGATAGGAGACCAATCGGCTGACAAATAGTCAATATACTACTACAATATATGTACAGATCCATGTTAATGCACAAACCACGATTGGCTGATTATTGTGCATTGGaattaaaaagaaaaaggccCAGGATCAAGCGTCACTAACAGGGAAGAAAAACCGGTGATATACGAGCATATTTCATTCCATCGGCTAAAGCAAACACATGGTGTTCATCCTTCCTGCCTTGTTGAATATGATAAAGCCAATCGGCCAGGGAGGAGTCTGGAGAGATATGACGAGTCCCCGGAAATTATTCATGCAAGAAGAGTTACAAGAGTTCTATAAGATTTATTTATATCATGCATCGAAGGAAAAGGAGATTGCCATCCCCATCGATTCGAATCCTTCCTACTGATATTACCAAGCTGATCGTGACTGCTCAAAAGTCGATTGGGTTCTTTGAAAGATCACACTCTATCAAACCCAGGAAGATGCCGATATTCATGCTATAGTACTAATATGATGGCCAAGAACCAAGCCTCGGCTTATGATAGCTGATGCCAAGATAAAATTCGGGTGGAGATGCTCATTGGCTTAGAAGTGGAGAAGCGTATTTGCAGATATGAGGTACATGCTCTTTTATGCTTGGCTCGCATATTCTTTATTCCTTGcttttcctatcacctgtgaacaatctatcataggaaaagcatgctatctaagtagttgatgaatgagatatggtatgataaaaggaaccttgcttctttttgcaaagtgcttgggaaattttcttacaaaaagttcaaatcaatagcttgtctcctcaatgataTTAAATTTCCAACCAAggccatatattagtctcattaaaaaccttccacataagctgcttgctctGTGTTGAGTTCTGTCAAATCTTGTTGACCCtagttgagagatttatcatgttcccaagatcaagatcatgtacacgccacatatatgtgtTGCTTCTATACTgaaagtacgcaaaaacatgtttttcatccacctcaaaatgttctgctcctacatgGGAGGAGACAAAAATATGTTATgttttattagaataaatgctccaagttcttgataatatttctctcaaaagtttgttgaaaaaagagacatgggttatgcaaaaataaaaatggacacaaaagaggTAAAAAAATAGAGATACCTCATGTTCTCGCAAAAATTTTCCACAAGAAAGAAATATGTCTcagagagcatagtagaattaggttagctacCAAACATTCCACGcccatgcacatcttgatctaagagtatgacacttctctccttggattcGGGGTTTGACCTTATAATATATGAAAGGTAAGTATGCTACACATTTTATCACTAcccaaactccacataagctttttagaagtagggtgAAAAGAGGCAAAACAATGCCTTGGAGAGAAACTATACACATTGACAGATCtcagagaatcatttgaggagcaaagttatgttttaatttaaaaatctttcaaaaaacccaagttttctgagcaggagaagcgaagatgactggattctaatccgttttattcttcaaccacccaagatggtgtggtagacacttcaaagttcacatgtgtagCAAGAGGCTGATGTTTATGATAATTGCCTCTAGATAGCTGATTATATAATTATAGATCCGGGGGCTAGCTCCTAATTGGCTAAAGGAGATTAACGGTCAGGAGTTCAAGAAGATGGAATCCAAGCAAGACATCAGAAGTATCGGCTCATGAAAGCCGATTGCAAGATACATAGGAGTATTAATTTTGAAGATGATTTATCAGGAGCCAAAGCAAATCAGATATCGTTGATTCAGGAAGGAAGACCATCGGACCgaaatagttcgaagcatgaaaattcatactccAAACtaagggggcatgtgttgacaccaaaatacATCTCGACAAGATGGCATGTCTATATACTGAATCTGTGCCGATTGAGCCGAACGGGATAAAGACACGAATCAAACAAGAAAGCTTCATCAACGAGGACTCTGCCTAAGAGAAATTAGAGTCTATGTATTTTAATATTTCCTTTCATTTAGATATTATTGTTAGGTAAGTTATGTATGTAGCTCATTAGGATCATTACTGGAGGGTATAAATATGTATCCTCTGCTCCTtgtaaagacacacaatcaatcaaatacaagttccttactttttttggcttcggtcaccccttaggagtaggagtagagtacatctcgacgagttcttcagcgagcagggctgcatcggtccggccgaccttcagcttgtctgtaagtactgtcatggcttatacttctgttcatacggctgcatcgattcggtcgacctccactgcgactctggtataagctagttatcgactcttgttagttcaagtacggctacatcgatctggtcgacctccactactcgaactagattaaggtcaagttatcggctctatctaagagcagcgtccttcggatagattcattaagttgccgatattgcttattgctttcattatttatttaattacagcaatatcacttcgcccgattgaaattgatctagatcggccttatatcctttttaacgcATCGTTTGTTAatataaactgatctaatctgcatcttaaacgatgagatatgttttatcgactgttttatgtcaatcttgatcgtgcatagtgtgcggttaaggcatgtcttgtcttgaatagatctattggctaacgaaaaccgttccatggcccgttatcacagcctgtgtgattctacctcatacccccactgttagcaccgtagagtggggatcgttatttggtagatctatttctgatagggcatgaccttaactgtgcgctatgcctgaatcggctgtttttagccgatatcgagtgctttcacatatgcagttcacgtcacgagaccgttgaagtaaagataggttgaaagatgtgttagccccatgatcttattattgtattatggcctgcatgattctgccttatgccccactggtattagtaataagttagggtcgtcgaatttatcgctgtttctatggcctgcatgattctgcctcatggtccactggtcataacgatagataagttctaatatgttcattagatttatctttattaaatggttaaatgatgatgggctgcttcttttatatagaaagggattcggttacttatagcctttggctcagcataaactgattattattagcatcctattgccattgactaatatttgtttaaataatgatattcgtcctgaatgataaccaatttttcattcataaccccatgagctttaactgatttgtTCTTagaaatatgctggaatcgactatttagtcggtCTCCTTTCACATTGGTTCTTAGagtcgcacattcgggactgtctggcaacaccagcatgttccaccataaattactgattagctttctctccttgtcaattacagggtcaaattgactggcacgtctcgggaggagtgcgcaggatcgttaatccctgcgttgaagctaggcagatctcaagctccatcgagcagacccttccggcttgctcgtgtgccccggCACGGAACAAAATTTCATGCTAAcaagtctaggtccccgaagcgcacgtgtgcgcccgggacctaactgttgccatgactagccatccgtggcctgatgttaatgtcgggacacgcaaaggcccctacctggcgcgccaactatcgatgtttcgagtaaacaccaatgagtgaATTTGTGTTATTGCACGTTGTCATGTCCCGTCCCGccccggcgggcggcgcggcagaccagggtgttgatcaacggccatacagggagcaggcagcacagtgaccgcacgtccatcactgtagatgatgcgagTTTCCCTCGGGACCGTAGTGATTGTTGTTAGCTTCTGTAAAGATCCGTTCCCGAGGGCAAAtgacggtgcccacaatactgtaaggcaaatgtcggcgcctacaacactgtttgggctctgacatgcctgtaaGGTCGCAAAGTACCCTTCTAGCATGgcctgacggtactttcctgcAGGCGTGCGTCGTTATAAAGGAGTCGCgcgtagacgtcgggcgaggcggacccagccctcagacgtcgagcgaggcggagccagccctcagacgtcgggcgaggcagacccagcccttagacgtcgggcgaggtggagccagccctcagacgtcgggcaaggcggagctagccctcgggggtcgggcgagatggagccatcCCTCGTGAGTTAGCCGAGGCAGAGttaaccctcgggggtcgggcgagacaaggCCCGCAGCCGCAGTGCCcaccgaggtggagccaaccctcggggggtCAGACAAGGCAGGGCCCACCTCCTCGGTGGCCGGACGAGGCGGGACCCGGCAAGCGGTGCAGTCGCGCTCTTGATCGCGCggacgaatcaatgttgatggtcattagctcctcctcttcgggtaccctagtattggtccccgacatcaCAGGACTCGCGGAGCGCGCCGTCGGCGTCGCCCTTGCTTGGCGGGCGCTATTCGGGTTGCCAAGGGCAGCCGCTGCGCCGCAGGAAGCCGAATCCGGGTCCGCCAGCAGCCGGAACTCGCACACCACTCCGCCAGCAGGCCGCCGGCCGTCGCATCTCGCTCGCCACGTGCCGGATCCGGGACTGGGGGCGCCAGATCCGAGCCCAGGGGATCCAGATCTAACGTCCTTGCTCCATGAAAATCCGAGGTCGAGAGAGGAAGAGGATGGTCGCTGACACTAGCCACCGGGCGGATCCACACGCCTAGCACTGGATTTGGCCATGGCAGACCTGGAACCGCCGCAGGCCGATGCCCACGTGCGGGGACTAGCTAACGGATGGAACCTGGAAATGGAGGTAGGGGAAAAAACGAGGTGGcggggaagaagatgaagatgccttGCCGTCACCTTCCTCACGGATGCCGAGATTCTAGCAGGCCGCTCTGGCGATGGCGAGGTGAGGAGGCGGGGTGGCCCGTCGGGACTGGCCTAGACAGCGGCGGTGCCACCCTTGTCGCCCAGAAAGGACGACGTGGGGGCTGCTCTCCCCTCATTTGACACTGTCCTCTAACACTGATTTGAGCAACATGGTGTCGACTTAAATGATCATTCTTCCTATAGAATTACTTAAAAGCACAGTCTACAACATGAAAGAGAGTTAATAAAGATACAATAAGCACAAGAGTTATAAATTTAATATAAATTCTGTGTACCAACTGGTAAAATCAAAATTAAATTTGAAAATCAAAATCTATGATGATGCTATGGGATTATGCCCTCCTAAGATTCTAGTCCGTCCGGTGAGTATGGGTTGATGGACTAATGCTATTAATTCCCTGGTAGGGAGGAAACGAACTTGACAAACACCAAGTAACATTGAAATAATGGCAAACCAATCATTTTTCTTGAATTTATGTACAAGATGAATCTCTCAAGTGGGTTTACAAGAGTGCTCAAATACACTACAGATAGCTTGTGACGCAAACAACCAATACATAGAGACTGTCATCTTCCAACCGAGATGCCCGGTGTCATCGTACCGATGCTGGTCCCCGACCACGGATACTGCAGAGCAGACTGGTCGAACGACGTCTGGTTCTGCATGAGGCTCAGCAAGCTCATGTCCGCCGGCGTGAGCTCCAGCAGCGGCGCATCGCCGTCGAGGTACTGCATGACCTGCCTCATGGTAGGCCTCTCGCCCGGGAACGGATGGGAGCACATGAGCCCAAGCGTCAGCACCATCCTCGCCTCATCAACGTTGTAGTTTCCCTGCAGCCTGGAGTCCACGGTCTCCTCGAGAGATCCCCTGCGCCAGTACTCCAGCACCCGGTCAACCAGCAACTTCTGGCCGTGGTGCACGGTGTTGATGACCGGGCGCCGGCCGCAGGTGACCTCGAGGAGGAACGTGCCGAAGGCGAACACGTCGGTGAGAGGGGACGCCTTGCCGGTCCTCGCGAGCTCCGGCGCGATGTACCCCATGGTGCCGACCACGTGCGTGGTCTGCAGGTCGGCGCCGTGGTCGTAAAGCCTGGCGAGGCCGAAGTCGCCGAGGTGCGCGACCATGCCGCCGTCGAGGAGCACGTTGCTGGCCTTGACGTCGCGGTGGACGACCACCTGCTGCCACTTCTCGAGGTAGAAGAGGCCCGACGCCACGTCCTTGACGATCTGAAACCGCTGCGCCCACTCCAGCAGCGGCTTGTCGTCCTCGCCGTAGAGGTACTTGTCGAGGCTGCCATTGGGCATGTATTCGTAGACGAGGAGCAGCTCGCCCTTCCGCCGGCAGTAGCCGAGCAGCTGCACGAGGTTGCGGTGCCGGAGGTGGCCGATGCTCACCACCTCGGAGATGAACTCCTTCAGCCCCTGGGTGGAGTCGTGGGAGACCCTCTTCACGGCGACCTCCGGGCCGGACTTCGGGAGCACGCCCTTGTACACCTTGCCGAACCCGCCGGCGCCGAGCAGGTGCTTGCTCTTGAACCCTTCCGTCGCCTTGAACAGCTCCTTGTACGAGAACCGGTGCGGCCCGAACTCGACCTCCCAGTCTTCTCGCAGCTCGGCGTATGTCAGGTGCCTCCGGACTAGGAGGATGACTGTGATGCAGGTGGCGAGGATCAAAACGAAAGCTGCGATCGGCAGTCCGATCTCCAGGTCTTTTACTAGAGCCTCGTGGTGGCCGGAGTTGGGCAGCTTGGGGATCTTCTTGAAGTCAATGGGTGGAGCAGGCCCATTCACGGCGAAGCTCCAGGCGAGCACGCAGTGCTGCGAAGGCATCGGTCCGGTCGCGGCGGAGAAGCCAACATATGCCTCGTCGGTGAGCACAGCTGAGAGGTCGGAGAAGTTTGAGAGCAACGGTTTCGACGGTTTGGCTACTCCCATAGGAGCCAGGGTGACATTGATTTGCTTGGCCTGCCCATCATAGTCTACCCACGCTTGCATGGCCTTGCCGTCGCTGCTAATGAGACTCAAGCTGTTGAACGTACTGTCCTCATCTCGGTAGAAGCCAGCGGGATGAGAATCCAGGGAGAACATGCTGCCGTTGTGGATGCCGACATGGTTGTTGTCGATGTCCCGCAGCTCCATGTTCTGGACGGTGTCCATCTCGACGGCGAAGGTCTGGTTCATGGCGACGCTGTCGAGGAAGCCCATGAACTGAGCTGCTCCCGCGTCTGAGATGTTGGTCCTTGGGGCGATGATGAAGGCCATGCCGTCGGTGCTGATGACCGGGTTGTTGGAGTCGGCGGGGAGGATGGCGAAGATGAAGGCAGCCGAGAAGGACTGCGCCGCCGTGCCATTGGGCGACTCCTTGAACTGAAGTGGAGTCCGGTAGAACACATGGCCTTTGATATTCGCCTCGTTGTTTGTCAGCTCAAGGAGTCCGTCCTGCGTGACCATGGCCGTGCCATCAAACATAAGactggcgccggcgccggcgaagcCCGAGAAGACAAAGGACTTGTCGTTGCTGGCGTCACAGAACCCCAGAAGGTTGAGGCCAAGGCAGAGGAGGACGAAGGCTACAAGGAAGGAGGAcatgggaagaagaagaagattcaTGGCTGGACTGTGTGAGAACTCAATCAAGACCAAATTCACAAGGTATTAGTACTCTTAACCACTGTGATTTACTAGTTTCTAGTCTACCTTCTTTACTCCGTTGTTTGTTGACGAATTACAGCGATTGCCGGCGGCTACAGTAACTTGTAAGCTACCGGTAGACGACCGGAGACCGGTGGATGCCGGAGTCGTCGTGACTCGCCTCGTTTTGCACATGAGGCGCACATCGTCTGAATTTAATTTCCCTGAATATAAT
Above is a genomic segment from Miscanthus floridulus cultivar M001 chromosome 3, ASM1932011v1, whole genome shotgun sequence containing:
- the LOC136545082 gene encoding L-type lectin-domain containing receptor kinase SIT2-like codes for the protein MNLLLLPMSSFLVAFVLLCLGLNLLGFCDASNDKSFVFSGFAGAGASLMFDGTAMVTQDGLLELTNNEANIKGHVFYRTPLQFKESPNGTAAQSFSAAFIFAILPADSNNPVISTDGMAFIIAPRTNISDAGAAQFMGFLDSVAMNQTFAVEMDTVQNMELRDIDNNHVGIHNGSMFSLDSHPAGFYRDEDSTFNSLSLISSDGKAMQAWVDYDGQAKQINVTLAPMGVAKPSKPLLSNFSDLSAVLTDEAYVGFSAATGPMPSQHCVLAWSFAVNGPAPPIDFKKIPKLPNSGHHEALVKDLEIGLPIAAFVLILATCITVILLVRRHLTYAELREDWEVEFGPHRFSYKELFKATEGFKSKHLLGAGGFGKVYKGVLPKSGPEVAVKRVSHDSTQGLKEFISEVVSIGHLRHRNLVQLLGYCRRKGELLLVYEYMPNGSLDKYLYGEDDKPLLEWAQRFQIVKDVASGLFYLEKWQQVVVHRDVKASNVLLDGGMVAHLGDFGLARLYDHGADLQTTHVVGTMGYIAPELARTGKASPLTDVFAFGTFLLEVTCGRRPVINTVHHGQKLLVDRVLEYWRRGSLEETVDSRLQGNYNVDEARMVLTLGLMCSHPFPGERPTMRQVMQYLDGDAPLLELTPADMSLLSLMQNQTSFDQSALQYPWSGTSIGTMTPGISVGR